The Streptomyces sp. NL15-2K genome contains a region encoding:
- a CDS encoding Uma2 family endonuclease: MAALAHEMPELDEVVRQAWKAMELPEGYRAEIIEGAIEVSPTGHLSHARIVNRLRNALVHFLGEGEYAAYQHANVIFRRKGWIPDVFVAPEDLEPYADEDGIGVDAAAVRLIVEVVSPGERNQDRDRVRKRREYARAGIPVYVLIDDYDGQGALTLFTGPRPDKADWEDIHRVAYGTDITISKGPAKGFVIGEAITGPKRA, translated from the coding sequence TTGGCCGCCCTTGCGCATGAGATGCCGGAGCTGGACGAGGTCGTTCGGCAGGCATGGAAGGCCATGGAACTCCCCGAGGGTTACCGCGCTGAGATCATCGAGGGAGCCATCGAGGTGTCACCCACCGGTCACCTGTCCCACGCTCGGATCGTCAATCGCCTGCGCAACGCGCTGGTGCACTTCTTGGGGGAGGGGGAATACGCGGCGTATCAGCACGCCAATGTCATCTTCCGGCGCAAGGGATGGATTCCCGATGTCTTCGTCGCCCCGGAGGACCTCGAGCCGTACGCGGACGAGGACGGAATCGGCGTCGACGCGGCGGCGGTCCGGCTGATCGTGGAAGTCGTCTCACCCGGCGAGCGCAACCAGGACCGTGACCGCGTCCGCAAGCGCCGCGAATACGCCCGCGCCGGTATCCCCGTATACGTCCTCATCGACGACTACGACGGTCAGGGCGCTCTCACCCTCTTCACCGGGCCTCGCCCCGACAAGGCCGACTGGGAGGACATCCACCGCGTCGCCTACGGCACCGACATCACCATCTCCAAAGGCCCTGCCAAGGGCTTCGTGATCGGAGAAGCGATCACGGGCCCGAAGCGGGCCTGA
- a CDS encoding GNAT family N-acetyltransferase, producing the protein MIASMDVEITPAQVGDIHQVLSDHSRYWGERDLRSLHLVSLVHEFGSTCLVSRAGDGIRGYLIGFVTPIGTGYVHLIATRDDARGTGLGRRLYTAFAEAARRQGAQRLKAITSVQNTGSIAFHRSLGFDARIVDDYDGPGRPMVVFDRPLPSEGAIW; encoded by the coding sequence ATGATCGCGTCTATGGACGTAGAGATCACACCGGCCCAGGTAGGAGACATCCATCAGGTCCTGAGTGACCACTCGCGTTACTGGGGTGAGCGCGACCTCCGGTCCCTGCACCTCGTCTCGTTGGTGCACGAATTCGGTTCGACGTGCCTGGTGTCGCGTGCCGGGGACGGAATCCGCGGGTATCTCATCGGCTTCGTCACGCCCATCGGCACGGGGTACGTGCATTTGATCGCCACGCGGGACGATGCCCGAGGCACCGGGCTCGGGCGGCGTCTTTATACGGCGTTCGCGGAGGCCGCGCGACGTCAAGGCGCACAACGGCTGAAAGCGATCACGTCCGTCCAGAACACCGGCTCGATCGCCTTCCACAGAAGCCTCGGCTTCGACGCGCGGATCGTCGACGACTACGACGGTCCCGGCCGCCCCATGGTGGTCTTCGACCGGCCGCTGCCGTCGGAGGGCGCGATCTGGTGA
- a CDS encoding deaminase: MTPHQLIGLAIEVAEEGLAAGELPIGAVVAMGDEIVGRAYTQERALNRRLVHADLLAMIEADQRLGWRKRPEPLVLAVTLEPCLMCLGAAMAMGVQEVSYGLESPSDGAGQVGTVWKPPQPGEEFAQVPTIAGGILRQQCRNLFARYAESAESARNPGMRRWASGLAGLPDQSSGEGRPVGRRVV, translated from the coding sequence ATGACCCCGCATCAGTTGATCGGTCTGGCGATCGAGGTCGCCGAGGAAGGCTTGGCCGCGGGTGAGTTGCCGATCGGGGCGGTCGTGGCCATGGGCGATGAGATCGTCGGTCGCGCCTACACGCAGGAGCGGGCGCTGAACCGGCGGCTGGTGCACGCCGATTTGCTCGCGATGATCGAGGCCGATCAGCGATTGGGCTGGCGAAAGCGTCCTGAGCCATTGGTTCTCGCCGTGACATTGGAACCGTGCCTGATGTGCCTCGGAGCCGCGATGGCGATGGGGGTGCAGGAGGTCTCGTACGGGCTCGAATCCCCGAGCGACGGCGCAGGTCAGGTCGGAACCGTGTGGAAGCCGCCGCAACCCGGCGAGGAGTTCGCCCAGGTCCCGACGATCGCCGGCGGCATCCTTAGGCAGCAGTGCCGGAATCTGTTCGCGCGCTATGCCGAGAGCGCCGAGAGCGCGAGGAATCCAGGGATGCGGCGGTGGGCCTCGGGACTCGCGGGCCTGCCCGATCAGAGCTCGGGGGAAGGTCGTCCCGTCGGGCGTCGGGTGGTGTAG
- a CDS encoding SRPBCC domain-containing protein: MYSTQVSRHVNAPRPAVYRALVDGDAIARWRVPEGMSSHVHEFDAREGGRFRVSLTYEAPGGGGTGKSAAHTDTYHGHFAKLVPNEQVVEVLEFESEDAALRGTMTMTTTLTDADGGTDVLVVHEGIPDAVPAADNETGTRMALENLARLVESESESGSGSGSGSGDGSGDGS, from the coding sequence ATGTACTCCACGCAGGTCTCACGGCACGTCAATGCCCCGCGTCCGGCCGTCTACCGGGCGCTGGTCGACGGGGACGCGATCGCGCGATGGCGGGTGCCGGAGGGCATGAGCAGTCACGTGCACGAATTCGATGCCCGCGAAGGGGGGAGGTTCCGCGTCTCACTCACCTACGAGGCTCCGGGCGGAGGCGGCACCGGGAAGTCGGCCGCGCACACCGACACCTACCACGGGCACTTCGCGAAGCTCGTACCGAACGAGCAGGTCGTCGAAGTGCTCGAGTTCGAGTCCGAGGATGCCGCGCTGCGCGGCACGATGACGATGACGACCACGCTCACCGACGCGGACGGTGGCACTGACGTCCTCGTGGTGCACGAGGGGATCCCCGACGCCGTGCCCGCCGCCGACAACGAGACGGGCACACGCATGGCCCTGGAGAACCTCGCTCGGCTCGTCGAGAGCGAGAGCGAGAGCGGGAGCGGGAGCGGGAGCGGGAGCGGGGACGGGAGCGGGGACGGGAGTTGA
- a CDS encoding LPXTG cell wall anchor domain-containing protein → MKTETAYRDRETAYLGGNGTHSAPGGDDGGDKPTPAPTPTPTDTGKPTTPPQSPTPSTPAPQPSAPQGGGNHPAPGGGSNDDGDAGGGLADTGAQVLTVSGIAAALLAAGTALVWWRRRRTTGS, encoded by the coding sequence GTGAAGACGGAGACCGCCTACCGCGACAGAGAGACCGCCTACCTCGGCGGCAACGGCACCCACTCCGCGCCCGGCGGTGACGACGGCGGCGACAAGCCCACCCCGGCTCCGACCCCGACTCCGACCGACACCGGCAAGCCCACCACCCCGCCGCAGAGTCCGACCCCGTCCACCCCGGCGCCCCAGCCGTCGGCGCCCCAGGGCGGAGGCAACCATCCGGCACCCGGGGGCGGCAGCAACGACGACGGTGACGCCGGCGGCGGCCTGGCCGACACCGGCGCCCAGGTCCTCACCGTCTCGGGCATCGCCGCGGCCCTCCTCGCGGCCGGCACGGCCCTGGTGTGGTGGAGGCGCCGACGCACGACGGGGAGCTGA
- a CDS encoding transglutaminase family protein — protein MTMMTTLTTQGVRRLRIRHVTRVSYAQAAVSSHNELRMTPLTLPNQTTLDARVTISPTAATWSYWDYWGTQVTGFDLMDPHADLTITASSLVETQPPGPLPVAPTWPEITDDTARTRLLEFASATPRTTVPTELHDLARDAAAGLDPHETAIAVSSLVADRVTFLPGVTNVNTAPAEAWEQGAGVCQDIAHLTISLLRGLGLPTRYVSGYLHPERDAELHRPVAGQSHAWVEYWAGDWCGYDPTNRTRADESHVVVGRGRDYDDVTPHKGVYRGVAGGPPEVTVEFTRVA, from the coding sequence ATGACCATGATGACCACGCTGACCACCCAGGGCGTGCGCCGCCTGCGTATCCGGCACGTCACCCGGGTCTCTTACGCCCAGGCCGCGGTCTCCTCGCACAACGAGCTCCGCATGACCCCGCTGACGCTGCCCAACCAGACCACCCTGGACGCCCGGGTCACCATCAGCCCGACGGCCGCCACCTGGTCGTACTGGGACTACTGGGGCACCCAGGTCACCGGCTTCGACCTCATGGACCCGCACGCGGATCTCACGATCACCGCCTCCAGCCTGGTCGAGACCCAGCCGCCGGGCCCCCTGCCGGTGGCGCCGACCTGGCCGGAAATCACCGACGACACGGCACGCACCCGCCTGCTGGAATTCGCTTCCGCGACTCCCCGTACGACGGTCCCCACCGAGCTGCACGACCTGGCGAGGGACGCGGCGGCGGGCCTCGACCCGCACGAGACGGCCATCGCCGTGTCGTCCCTGGTCGCCGACCGGGTGACGTTCCTCCCCGGGGTGACGAACGTGAACACCGCACCCGCCGAGGCCTGGGAGCAGGGCGCGGGTGTCTGCCAGGACATCGCGCATCTGACGATCTCCCTGCTGCGGGGCCTGGGTCTGCCGACCCGGTACGTCTCGGGCTATTTGCATCCGGAACGCGATGCCGAGCTCCACCGCCCGGTGGCCGGGCAGTCCCACGCCTGGGTCGAGTACTGGGCGGGCGACTGGTGTGGCTACGACCCCACCAACCGGACCAGGGCCGACGAGTCCCATGTCGTGGTCGGCAGGGGCCGGGACTACGACGACGTGACTCCGCACAAGGGGGTGTACCGGGGGGTGGCCGGGGGGCCGCCGGAGGTGACGGTGGAGTTCACGCGGGTGGCGTGA
- a CDS encoding alpha-E domain-containing protein has product MNDVILSRIAEALTWTGRYVERADATGRILDAYLHRMLEDPWRDENVACRSLYAILGMEAGGERVDMQQVLDQLAFDSRSTGSIEGALGAARLNARSAREAVSSEMWECLNSTWHALEDQRLAARRTGPYAYLELVRRRAALFFGLADSTMSRDDSWRFVVLGRSLERVDMTVRLLAVRVLDAPHAPDWPTLLSASGADEAYARVYGGFGDTPRVAEFLLLDRDFPRSALHALTTAEECLSALGRPRQDPARRPIGRMRTRLEYLDSQALEDQLPLLLRDLQQSCMASADAVAERFFPYQGPVEWAQEGA; this is encoded by the coding sequence GTGAACGACGTGATCCTCTCCCGCATAGCCGAGGCACTGACCTGGACCGGACGGTATGTCGAGCGGGCCGACGCCACGGGCCGCATCCTCGACGCCTATCTGCACCGCATGCTGGAGGACCCCTGGCGCGACGAGAACGTGGCCTGCCGGTCGCTGTACGCGATCCTCGGCATGGAGGCGGGCGGCGAACGCGTCGACATGCAGCAGGTCCTCGACCAGCTGGCCTTCGACTCCCGTTCGACCGGCTCCATCGAGGGCGCGCTGGGCGCGGCGCGGCTGAACGCGCGCAGTGCCCGTGAGGCGGTGTCGTCGGAGATGTGGGAGTGCCTCAACTCGACGTGGCACGCGCTGGAGGACCAGCGACTGGCGGCGCGACGGACGGGTCCGTACGCGTATCTGGAGCTGGTACGCCGCCGGGCGGCCCTCTTCTTCGGACTCGCCGACTCGACGATGAGCCGGGACGACAGTTGGCGTTTCGTCGTCCTGGGCCGGAGTCTGGAACGGGTGGACATGACCGTACGACTGCTCGCGGTGCGCGTGCTGGACGCGCCGCACGCCCCCGACTGGCCGACCCTGCTCAGCGCGTCCGGCGCCGACGAGGCGTACGCGCGCGTGTACGGCGGCTTCGGCGACACCCCGCGGGTGGCCGAATTCCTCCTCCTGGACCGGGACTTCCCGCGCTCCGCGCTGCACGCGCTGACCACGGCCGAGGAGTGCCTGTCCGCGCTCGGCCGCCCCCGCCAGGACCCCGCGCGCCGCCCGATCGGCCGGATGCGCACCCGCCTGGAGTATCTGGACTCGCAGGCACTGGAAGACCAACTGCCCTTGCTGCTGCGGGACTTGCAGCAGTCCTGCATGGCGTCCGCCGACGCCGTGGCAGAGCGGTTCTTCCCCTATCAGGGTCCCGTCGAGTGGGCCCAGGAAGGTGCCTGA
- a CDS encoding circularly permuted type 2 ATP-grasp protein encodes MADIFDAYALADAWDEMFERPGEVRTAYEPVLAALQPIEPSELRFRADQMARSFTDRGVTYAFAGEERPWPLDLVPRILDALEWDLIQRGVSQRVRALEAYLADAYGPARAFEDGVVPWRLLLNSPHFHRAAHGVEPPGGVRIHVAGIDLVRDEAGDFRVLEDNVRVPSGVSYVIENRRAMTRIFPSLFAEQHVLPVDGYCHRLLAALRAAAPDGTQDPRVVVLTPGPSNAAYFEHALLARLMGVQLVEGHDLLCRNNRVWMRTTRGEVPVHVVYRRLDDDFLDPLHCRPDSVIGCPGILSAAMAGNVTLANAVGNGIADDKLLYTFVPDLIRYYLSEEPILPNVESFRPDEPGQLEAVLDQIDQLVIKPVDGAGGQGIVIGPKVDAKTLERTREAVIADPRGFIAQRPVALSTSPTLAGDRMAPRHIDLRPFAVNDGNDVWVLPGGLTRVALQEGNLIVNSSQGGGSKDTWVLAEGPAASPAPLSAGEPLDVAPRQLGPDGTPTVVQEGAQQQ; translated from the coding sequence ATGGCGGACATATTTGACGCGTACGCGTTGGCCGACGCGTGGGACGAGATGTTTGAGCGGCCGGGTGAGGTCAGGACCGCCTATGAGCCGGTGCTGGCGGCGCTGCAGCCGATCGAGCCGAGTGAGCTGCGCTTCCGGGCGGACCAGATGGCCCGGTCGTTCACGGACCGGGGCGTGACCTACGCCTTCGCGGGCGAGGAGCGGCCGTGGCCGCTGGACCTCGTACCCAGGATCCTCGACGCCCTCGAATGGGATCTCATCCAACGCGGCGTGAGCCAGAGAGTCAGGGCCCTGGAGGCCTACCTCGCCGACGCCTACGGCCCGGCCCGCGCCTTCGAGGACGGCGTCGTGCCCTGGCGGCTGCTGCTCAACTCCCCCCACTTCCACCGCGCGGCCCACGGCGTCGAACCGCCGGGCGGGGTGCGCATCCACGTCGCCGGCATCGACCTCGTACGGGACGAGGCGGGCGACTTCCGGGTCCTCGAGGACAACGTGCGGGTGCCCAGCGGGGTCTCGTACGTCATCGAGAACCGCCGGGCGATGACCCGGATCTTCCCCTCCCTCTTCGCCGAGCAGCACGTCCTGCCCGTCGACGGCTACTGCCACCGGCTGCTCGCCGCCCTGCGCGCCGCCGCTCCCGACGGCACCCAGGACCCGCGGGTCGTCGTCCTGACGCCCGGCCCCAGCAACGCCGCCTACTTCGAACACGCCCTGCTGGCCCGGCTGATGGGCGTGCAGCTGGTCGAGGGGCACGATCTGCTCTGCCGGAACAACCGGGTGTGGATGCGGACCACGCGCGGCGAGGTGCCCGTCCATGTCGTATACCGGCGCCTCGACGACGACTTCCTCGATCCGCTGCACTGCCGCCCCGACTCGGTGATCGGCTGCCCCGGCATCCTCAGCGCGGCCATGGCCGGAAACGTGACCCTCGCCAACGCGGTCGGCAACGGCATCGCGGACGACAAGCTCCTGTACACCTTCGTGCCGGACCTGATCCGCTACTACCTCTCCGAAGAACCGATTCTCCCCAATGTGGAGTCGTTCCGGCCGGACGAACCCGGCCAGTTGGAGGCGGTCCTCGACCAGATCGACCAGCTCGTCATCAAGCCGGTCGACGGGGCCGGCGGACAGGGCATCGTCATCGGCCCGAAGGTCGACGCCAAGACCCTGGAGCGCACCCGCGAGGCCGTCATCGCCGACCCGCGCGGTTTCATCGCCCAGCGGCCCGTCGCCCTGTCGACCTCCCCCACCCTCGCGGGTGACCGTATGGCGCCGCGCCACATAGACCTGCGGCCCTTCGCCGTCAACGACGGCAACGATGTCTGGGTCCTCCCGGGCGGCCTCACCCGGGTCGCCCTCCAGGAGGGCAACCTGATCGTCAACTCCAGCCAGGGCGGCGGTTCGAAGGACACCTGGGTGCTGGCGGAAGGGCCGGCGGCCTCGCCCGCGCCCCTGAGCGCCGGTGAGCCCCTGGACGTCGCTCCCCGCCAGCTGGGACCCGACGGCACCCCCACCGTCGTACAGGAAGGGGCGCAGCAGCAGTGA
- a CDS encoding LuxR C-terminal-related transcriptional regulator has translation MAGHGTDEHPHGADRLCGAGDRVYSRAVRRGRVPRADADAVPCLLELALLHPDPDDMDWLVPTAPQEVMTRLLRGVYDEVSASQRRVGSAVAAVEWYAGLGPRLPVAAAEGTAIRVLDGLSRIQAAMDAATEACTTEVLTVQPGGIRPEHELTEGLHRALALRGRGVRMRDLYTHVARHGQGLINYLELMDGAVQARTLDEVIDRLILFDRTVAFIPANADRTLALELRHPALVEYLVTVFERLWRLAIPLTAPLPDTGIEGISHREQSIAALLAEGHQDAVIAERLGISVRTCRAHIARLSETLGAASRTQLGVRIAQVGLDGPARRPADVTPLRDPAAESRTAL, from the coding sequence ATGGCCGGGCACGGGACGGACGAGCATCCCCACGGTGCTGACCGACTGTGCGGGGCCGGGGATCGCGTGTACTCCCGGGCCGTACGGCGCGGTCGCGTGCCGCGCGCGGACGCGGATGCCGTGCCCTGCCTCCTTGAGCTGGCCCTGCTGCACCCGGACCCCGACGACATGGACTGGCTGGTGCCGACGGCCCCGCAGGAGGTCATGACGCGGCTGCTGCGCGGGGTGTACGACGAGGTCAGCGCGAGCCAGCGGCGGGTGGGCTCGGCGGTGGCCGCCGTCGAGTGGTACGCCGGGCTCGGCCCGCGGCTTCCGGTCGCCGCCGCGGAGGGCACCGCGATCCGCGTCCTGGACGGCCTGTCCCGCATCCAGGCCGCGATGGACGCGGCGACGGAGGCGTGCACGACCGAGGTCCTCACCGTCCAGCCCGGCGGCATCCGCCCCGAGCACGAGCTGACGGAGGGCCTGCACCGGGCGCTCGCGCTGCGCGGCCGCGGGGTGCGCATGCGGGACCTGTACACGCACGTGGCCCGGCACGGTCAGGGTCTGATCAACTACCTGGAGCTGATGGACGGCGCGGTGCAGGCGCGCACTTTGGACGAGGTGATCGACCGTCTGATCCTCTTCGACCGTACGGTCGCCTTCATCCCCGCCAACGCCGACCGCACCCTCGCCCTGGAACTGCGCCACCCGGCCCTCGTCGAGTACCTGGTCACGGTCTTCGAACGGCTGTGGCGGCTGGCGATCCCGCTCACCGCCCCGCTGCCCGACACCGGCATCGAGGGCATCTCGCACCGGGAGCAGTCCATCGCGGCGCTGCTGGCGGAGGGCCACCAGGACGCGGTGATCGCGGAACGCCTGGGCATAAGCGTCCGTACCTGCCGGGCCCACATCGCCCGCCTGTCGGAGACGCTGGGCGCGGCCAGCCGTACCCAACTCGGCGTGCGGATCGCCCAGGTGGGCCTGGACGGCCCGGCCCGCCGCCCCGCCGACGTCACCCCGCTCCGGGATCCTGCTGCAGAATCCCGGACTGCGCTATGA
- a CDS encoding helix-turn-helix transcriptional regulator encodes MTTNRTKATHPHAITELCEEGGRLYANALRTGRIARADVEPAPCLMEFALLHPDPDDANWLRPIPPSVALARRLNPIEREITERRQSSIELAEAFEPFMALSAGGAEPTHSITVLEGLDRINAALDLATAQCQTEMLTVQPSGRRRPENRLIEGLERDRPLIERGVRIRTLYQHTARYSPERLAYMDRFIDGKVEYRTIDELVERLIICDETVAFIPVRDDRQVALELRHPGLVGYLIKVFEFMWSRAVPLTAGTPYETAPDGITDIQHSIAKLLVEGHVDEAIARRLGMNVRTCRAHIAKLATALGSGSRAQLGYLIAQSGILQQDPGAG; translated from the coding sequence TTGACAACAAATCGGACCAAGGCGACACATCCCCATGCCATCACTGAACTGTGCGAAGAGGGGGGACGTCTCTATGCGAACGCTCTGCGGACAGGACGTATCGCCCGCGCCGATGTGGAGCCCGCTCCGTGCCTGATGGAGTTCGCCCTCCTGCACCCCGATCCCGACGACGCGAACTGGCTGCGCCCGATTCCCCCGTCGGTCGCGCTGGCCCGGCGGCTCAACCCGATCGAGCGCGAGATCACCGAACGCCGGCAGAGCTCGATCGAGCTGGCCGAGGCCTTCGAACCGTTCATGGCCCTGAGCGCGGGCGGCGCGGAGCCCACCCACTCGATCACGGTGCTGGAGGGGCTCGACCGGATAAACGCCGCCCTCGACCTGGCCACCGCCCAGTGCCAGACCGAGATGCTCACGGTCCAGCCGAGCGGCCGCCGACGCCCCGAGAACAGGCTCATCGAGGGGCTGGAGCGCGACAGGCCGCTGATCGAGCGAGGCGTGCGAATCCGGACCCTCTACCAGCACACCGCCCGCTACAGCCCCGAACGGCTGGCCTATATGGACCGGTTCATCGACGGGAAGGTGGAGTACCGCACCATCGACGAACTGGTCGAGCGGCTCATCATCTGCGACGAGACCGTCGCCTTCATCCCGGTCCGCGACGACCGGCAGGTGGCGCTGGAGCTGCGGCACCCGGGCCTCGTCGGCTACCTGATCAAGGTCTTCGAGTTCATGTGGAGCCGCGCGGTCCCGCTGACCGCCGGCACTCCCTACGAGACCGCCCCCGACGGCATCACCGACATCCAGCACTCCATCGCCAAGCTGCTGGTGGAGGGCCATGTCGACGAGGCGATAGCCCGTCGCCTCGGCATGAACGTCCGTACGTGCCGCGCCCACATAGCCAAACTCGCCACGGCCCTGGGCAGCGGCAGCCGGGCCCAGCTCGGCTACCTCATAGCGCAGTCCGGGATTCTGCAGCAGGATCCCGGAGCGGGGTGA
- a CDS encoding TIGR03618 family F420-dependent PPOX class oxidoreductase, translating into MATYSQDPGRPDAPYLTFWRERHLCTLTTPRPDGSPHVVPVGVTYDPEARLARVITNKTSAKVGHVLAAGPEGARVAVCQVAGRRWATLEGRAFVRTEPEHIAEAVRRYAERYERTPAPNPSRVVIEIHLTRAMGQG; encoded by the coding sequence ATGGCCACGTACTCCCAGGATCCCGGCAGACCCGACGCGCCCTACCTCACCTTCTGGCGCGAACGCCACCTGTGCACGCTGACAACCCCGCGCCCGGACGGCAGCCCGCACGTGGTGCCCGTCGGAGTGACATACGACCCCGAGGCGCGTCTTGCTCGGGTCATAACGAACAAGACCAGCGCGAAGGTGGGGCACGTGCTGGCCGCCGGGCCGGAGGGGGCACGGGTGGCGGTGTGCCAGGTGGCCGGGCGGCGGTGGGCGACGCTGGAGGGCCGCGCCTTCGTCCGCACCGAGCCGGAGCACATCGCGGAGGCGGTACGCAGATATGCGGAACGCTACGAGCGCACGCCCGCGCCGAACCCGTCCCGGGTGGTGATCGAGATCCACTTGACGCGGGCGATGGGGCAGGGCTGA